Proteins encoded within one genomic window of Argiope bruennichi chromosome 7, qqArgBrue1.1, whole genome shotgun sequence:
- the LOC129976694 gene encoding zinc finger protein 84-like: MTEKLYVSDMCSEASSLQQYLQPHLLTHRNKKSYTCDTCSMAFSETSTLKKHLVTHTGVKPYRCEICNLAFFLKGTLTKHLLIHTGEKPYVCNICNNAFSGKSNLKRHLVTHTKEKPYPCEICNKAFALRGNLKKHLRTHTGEKPYACSICNKAFLRNVHLETHLLTHTKEPPYPCEICNKAFSLKECLQKHLLTHAGEKPYICNICNKGFSLRESLKKHLLMHTGEKPYVCDICNKAFSEKSNLKRHLLIHTKEKPYPCDICNMAFSRKTKLNRHLRTHTGEKPYACSICNSAFSQKDTLKIHLLTHTGEKPYVCELCNNAFSRKGMLKRHLLTHTKEKPYVCNICSKSFYERGCLKKHLLIHTGEKPYVCSICNKAFSQKIHLETHLITHTGEKPYVCDICNNAFSRKDVLKRHLLTHTKEKPYVCNICNKAFYERGCLKKHLRTHTGEKPYACSICNKAFSQKVNLETHLLTHTGEKPYACDLCNKAYTRKHDLKKHLLIHTKEKPYPCQI; encoded by the coding sequence ATGACGGAAAAACTGTATGTCAGCGACATGTGTAGTGAAGCGTCTTCTCTACAGCAGTATTTACAGCCACATTTACTGACGCATAGGAACAAGAAATCTTATACTTGCGATACATGTTCTATGGCCTTTTCTGAAACGAGCACTCTAAAGAAGCATTTAGTAACGCATACGGGAGTGAAACCATATCGCTGCGAGATATGCAATTTGGCTTTTTTTCTAAAAGGAACTTTAACGAAACATTTACTAATccatacgggagagaaaccatATGTCTGTAATATTTGCAATAACGCATTTTCTGGGAAGAGCAACTTAAAGAGACATTTAGTGacacatacgaaagagaaaccatatCCTTGCGAGATTTGCAATAAAGCATTTGCTCTGAGgggaaatttaaagaaacatttacgaACACATACGGGTGAGAAACCATATGCCTGTAGTATTTGCAATAAAGCGTTTTTACGGAATGTTCATTTAGAGACACATTTACTAACACATACGAAAGAGCCACCGTATCCTTGCGAGATTTGCAATAAAGCCTTTTCTCTGAAAGAATGTTTACAGAAACATTTACTAACACATGCGGGAGAAAAACCATATATCTGTAACATTTGCAATAAAGGGTTTTCTCTGAGAGAatctttaaagaaacatttactaatgcatacgggagagaaaccatATGTCTGTGATATTTGCAATAAGGCGTTTTCTGAGAAGAGCAACTTAAAGAGACATTTACTGAtacatacgaaagagaaaccatatCCCTGCGATATATGCAATATGGCGTTTTCTCGAAAGACCAAGTTAAACAGACATTTACGGACACATACAGGCGAGAAACCATATGCCTGTAGTATTTGCAATAGCGCGTTTTCTCAGAAGGATACTTTGAAGATACATTTACTAAcacatacgggagagaaaccatATGTTTGTGAGTTATGCAATAACGCGTTTTCTCGAAAGGGCATGTTAAAGAGACATTTACTGacacatacgaaagagaaaccatatgTCTGTAACATTTGCAGTAAATCGTTTTATGAGAGAGGatgtttaaagaaacatttactaattcatacgggagagaaaccgtATGTGTGTAGTATTTGCAATAAAGCCTTCTCTCAGAAGATTCATTTAGAGACACATTTAATAAcacatacgggagagaaacctTATGTTTGTGATATCTGCAATAACGCGTTTTCTCGAAAGGACGTTTTAAAGAGACATTTACTGacacatacgaaagagaaaccatatgTCTGTAACATTTGCAATAAAGCGTTTTATGAGAGAGGatgtttaaagaaacatttacgaACACATACGGGTGAGAAACCATATGCCTGTAGTATTTGCAATAAAGCCTTTTCTCAGAAGGTTAATTTAGAGACACATTTACTAAcacatacgggagagaaaccgtATGCATGCGATTTATGCAATAAAGCGTATACTCGAAAGCAcgatttaaagaaacatttactgatacatacaaaagagaaaccgtATCCTTGTCAGATTTGA